The Clostridiales bacterium DNA segment ATTTTGGGACAGCCCATTATAAATAAGGATGGTGAAAATATGAATTTGCCGATAAGCGATGGAGGTTTAATACCGAAAAGGCGGAAACCTTTATTGATAAGCATTAGAAATAATATATCATCATGGCTGCTGATTGTCCCCAGCCTTATATTTTTTATCGTATTCAACTGGCAGCCTCTTGTATCAGGGGTTGTATTATCGTTTTTTGAGACGAAGGGTTACAATGCAGTCAAGTTCATAGGGCTGCAGAATTACAGGGATGTTATAAGCGATTCCATTTTCAGGCAGACAATCACGAATACATTTATATATGTGGGGTGGTCTTTGATAATCGGGTTTTTGGTGCCGATTATCATAGCCGTAATTATAGACGAGATGCGCCATCTTAAATCTTTTTTCAGATTTTCAGTTTATTTTCCGGGGATGGTGCCGGCAGTTGCGGCAGCGATGCTATGGACATATGTTTTTGACCCGGGGCAGGGCGGACTGCTGAATATGCTGTTTAAACATTTAGGGCTGGCAAATTCCCAATGGTTGCAGAACGCTCATCTGACCATTCCGCTGATTGTCATCACGATGACATGGAGAGGCTTTGGAGGTACTTCACTTATATATATGGCAAGCTTGCAGGGTGTAAACCCCGAATTATATGAGGCTGCATCCATCGATGGCGCCGGCATATGGTCGAAAATAAAGAATATCACGATCCCAAGCATCATGCCTGTTATAAAGATATTGCTGATTTTGCAGATCATGGGAGTATTCAGGGTTATGCAAGAACCGCTGACGATGACGGAGGGCGGGCCCAACAATGCTTCGATGACGCTTATGCTGAGCAGCTATTTTTACGCATTCAGATATATACAGGCGGGCAGATCGATGGCGGTTTGCGTAATAACATTCATAATACTGCTGATTCTTACGATGATATACTTTAAGTTCAATAAATCCAATGATGAGGAATAAAAAGGATGGGGGGATATTCATGGAGTCTCGTACGGGTGGAATAATAAACACTTTGGATTTTAAAAAACCTGGTGTCAAGATTGTATACTGGATTTTTTTTGCTATAATGATTTTAGTGGCGCTGGTTTGTTTTGTACCGCCGTTGTGGCTTATCCTTTCAAGTTTAAAGGATATCAAGGAGTTTTATGCCATACCGCCCACATTGATACCGAAAACATTCGATATAGGGAAAATAAGGCAGGTATGGACAGATTACGATTTTTTACTGTATTATATAAATACATTTGGAGTAACGGCTGGTTCATTGTTTTTTTCTTTAGTATTTAATGCAGCTTTGGGGTATTTTCTTTCAAAATTGAAGCCGAAGGGAAGCGCCGTTATATTTTCATTGATATTATGGTCGATGATGCTGCCGAATACCGTAGGTATGGTTCCGGTATTTAAAAATATAATAGACTTTCCTGTTCTTCATGTAAACTTTACCAATACATTTTGGCCGATGTGGATGATGGCGGGTGCCAGCGCGTTTAATGTCATAATCTTTAAAGGCTTTTTTGACGGGATACCTCAATCTCTCGTAGAAGCGGCGAGGATAGACGGAGCGTCCAACTTTGGTATATTTTACAAAATCATTTTACCGCTCAGCAGGCCGGTCTTGATGACAATTGCGATATTTACGGTAAACGGTACATGGGCTGACTGGTTCTGGCCGTATATGGTATTGAAAGATAAGAGCGTTCAGACAATAATGGTCGCAATTTTCAATATGAGGTCGGCTTCAATGGATATTCAATTTGTCGGGCTGTCTTTAGCCATAGTACCCCCGGTATTGCTTTTCCTGTTTTTTCAGAAATACATCATGCAGGGATTTACATTAAGCGGAATAAAGGGATAATGGAAACCGGAGATATTATGTATTTATATAAATAATGAGGGAAGCGATTAAACCGTCATGGAAAACAAAAATAGGGTAGCTCTTGTTACAGGTGCCGGCAGAGGCATCGGAAAGGCAATAGCGCTGGAATTTGCTGCAAACGGCTATGATGTCGTAATACATCACAGGAAGGAGCCTGAAGGCGCGGCGCAGTTAGCCGGGCAGATAATGCAGATGGGAAGGAAAGCGCAGATAGTTACTGGCGATCTTACTTGTGAGGATGTGCCATATAAAGTGGTGGATGATGCATATAAAACCATGGGACGATTGGATGTTCTCGTCAACAATGCAGGCGCTACCATATCGGGACCGTTTTTGCAGATGCCTTTTGAAGAATTGGAACGGTGTTATAAATTGGACTTTAGGGCAGCATATCTTTGTGCACAGCGGGCTGCACGGCTTATGGTAGATACCGGAACGAAGGGAAGCATCATAAATATAACATCAGTGCATCAGGAAAGAGTAAACGATAGAGATTCAGTTTATAGCTCCATGAAGTCGGCACTTGCAAGGGCTACGGAGAGCATGGCCTATGAGTTGGCTCCGTATGGCATAAGGGTAAATGCCGTTGAACCCGGACGCATCCAGTTAGTTGAGCCTGAAGGAAAACGAAAGGCCTTTGTAGAAGGAACCGATAAGTCGATACCTTTAAGGCGTTCGGGTAGACCTGTCGATGTAGCAAAGGGAGTTGTCTGGCTTGCATCTTGCGATGCGGATTATATTACGGGAGCAACCCTCAGGATTGATGGCGGGTTGAATATACCCATGATGCGGGCACTTTATGATGGTAAACAATATTTTATCTGAAGGCGTATATTTTATATTTGAAGAATATTATTCCAATCGCTAAGCTCTAAGTATATAGAGTCTGTAAACTTGTTCAGGGCAGAATCAAGACTTATCTTAGCTCAAACATTGATTCTGCTAATCCCGAACTAAAGTTAACAGACTCTAAAGACTTTCCGCTAATTGCTCTTTCCATAATATTCTTCAGATAATCTTTATACACTTTTTATCGAATATAACTATTTATGAGAGGATGATTAATGTGCCGGAACTAACGATCAGAAATGTAAGAGTTATCCTTACAGCGCCGGAGGGAATTTCTTTAATAGTCATCAAAGTGGAGACCAGTGAACCGGGATTATACGGATTGGGATGTGCCACGTTTACGCAAAGGCCACTTGCTGTAAAGTGTGCCGTCGATGATTATTTAAAGCCCTTTTTGATTGGAAAGGATCCCCAGAGAATTGAAGACATATGGCATACAGCCATGGTGAGCGCTTATTGGCGCAATGGGCCTGTGCTCAATAATGCCATATCGGGAGTTGATATGGCCCTGTGGGATATAAAGGGCAAACTGGCAGGCATGCCGCTGTACCAGTTGCTAGGTGGTAAGTGCCGCCAAGCTGCTGCGGTTTACAGGCATGCGGATGGCAGGGATGAATCTGAAGTGGAGGAACATGTGCGTCAGTTTATGGAGCAGGGATACCATTACATCCGCGTACAGATGGGGGGTTATGGGGGACATGCTGCAAAGCTTAACAGTCCTGAAAATACACTGCCGGGCAGCTATTTTGATCCTGATGCCTATGCAAGGAGTATCCCTAAGCTTTTTGAATATTTGAGAGGGAAAGTGGGATTTGATGTAGAACTATTGCATGATGTCCATGAACGTTTGGTGCCCATTAAAGCGATACGGTTGGCAAAAGAATTAGAGCCTTACAGGCTGTTCTTTTTGGAAGACCCACTGCCTCCTGAACAGAGCCGGTGGCTTGAAATGTTGAGGCAGCAGTGCACCACCCCGATTGCCATGGGCGAACTATTTAATAATCCGAATGAATGGGTGAATTTGATATCAAACCATCTGATCGACTATATACGCGTGCATATAAGCGAGATAGGGGGCATTACCCCTGCCAGGAAATTAGCTGCGTTATGTGAGGCCTTTGGAGTTCAGACGGCATGGCATGGCCCTGGCGATGTATCGCCAGTAGGATTTGCCGCTAACGTCCATTTAGATGTGAGCTGCCATAATTTTGGGATACAGGAATGGAGCAGCCTTACAGAAAAGCTTCAAGATGTATTCCCGGGATGTCCGCAATTAAAGGGAGGCTTTGCATACCCTAACGACAGGCCAGGCTTAGGCATCGACATCGATGAGAAAAAGGCTGCCAAATATCCGTGCAGTGAAGACCTTCCGCGGTGGACGCTGACGAGGATACCTGACGGAACCTCTGTATGTCCGTAAAATAAACTTTGCTGTGGAATAAAACTTAGTGCAAAAAAGCAGCCTCGCTATATATGAGGCTGCTTTTTTATACATTCAGAAGGCGGATAGCCGTAATACTTTTTAAATAGCTTGCTGAAATAATATGCATCGGCATATCCGACACTCTTTGCAACATCTTTTACGCTGTGATGGCCCTCCTCGAGAAGGGTTTTTGCCCTGGATAGCCTGATCTTTATAAGGTAGTTTATAGGCGATTCGCCTGTTTCTTCTTTAAAAATCTTGCTTATATAAACAGGGCTTAAATACATGTTTCTAGCTATTTTATCCAGAGATATTTCCTTCATATAATTTTCATCAATATATGAAATGATCGCTTTTGTTATCCCGGCTTTGTCTCCCGGCTCAAAGCTGAAGGTAGTGCCTTCGATACATTCTTCATTGGAATAAAGAGCCTTAAAGAATATAGCGATAAACTTCATTACAAGGGCCTTAAGCATAAGTTCTGACATTGGTCCGCCCTTTTCCTGCTCAGCTAATATCTCGCTGCAGCATTTAAAGAAGTCCTCTTCATACTTCGGATAATTGAATACAGGTGAAATGTTGCTGTCGATAATATTTCCCCTTGGCAGGGATTTTACAAACAAATTATTAAATCCTATATGGAATTCCATTATTTCCTCTCCGGTCGCTATAATCTTTTCGTGCTTAACCCCCGAATTCAATACGATTATATCCCCTTTGCCAACTTTATACAGCGTGTCATTTATATTATATGTGCAGCTTCCGGATAAAACATAGGCGAGGGAAATGAAATCGTGGCTGTGGAGCTTCGTTATGTTTTCGTCATTAAATTTTTTTTTGAATATATATAGTACCCTTAGATTGAAATTTTCAGGAGTTATTGCTGGATCGCACATTAAAACCACCTCAAACATTAAATCAAATAAATAATTATATATAAAAATATACATCATATAGTTAAGATAATACATTTTACTTTATAATATTATACATCATAATTAGTAAGTTGAAAAATTTATTGAGATATTTCAGGGGTGATAAGTGTGGCAGACATAAAATGGGTATGGGAGTATATAAAGAAATACAAGGTAAGATTGATTGTAAGCCTTTTGTTGGTTCTTATGTGTTCGCTTATGAATATGGTTTCTCCATATTTGTCAGGTAAGATCGTAGATGATGTTATAAGAGGCGGCCATACAGGTTTACTTTCGAGAATATTAGGGATAATGATAGGAGTTACTGCGGTAAAGTCGATATTAGCATACAGGTTCAGATTAAACTTCGAGGTGATATCGCAGGGTGTAATCTATGATATACGTCAAGATGCATATGCAAAACTGCAGAAGCTGGACTTCGAGTACTTTGACAATACCAGGACAGGGGACATAATGACCAGGATGACCGGTGATATTGAGATGGTAAGGCATTTTATCGCATGGGTTCTTTATGCATCCTTTGAA contains these protein-coding regions:
- a CDS encoding carbohydrate ABC transporter permease; its protein translation is MESRTGGIINTLDFKKPGVKIVYWIFFAIMILVALVCFVPPLWLILSSLKDIKEFYAIPPTLIPKTFDIGKIRQVWTDYDFLLYYINTFGVTAGSLFFSLVFNAALGYFLSKLKPKGSAVIFSLILWSMMLPNTVGMVPVFKNIIDFPVLHVNFTNTFWPMWMMAGASAFNVIIFKGFFDGIPQSLVEAARIDGASNFGIFYKIILPLSRPVLMTIAIFTVNGTWADWFWPYMVLKDKSVQTIMVAIFNMRSASMDIQFVGLSLAIVPPVLLFLFFQKYIMQGFTLSGIKG
- a CDS encoding SDR family oxidoreductase — its product is MENKNRVALVTGAGRGIGKAIALEFAANGYDVVIHHRKEPEGAAQLAGQIMQMGRKAQIVTGDLTCEDVPYKVVDDAYKTMGRLDVLVNNAGATISGPFLQMPFEELERCYKLDFRAAYLCAQRAARLMVDTGTKGSIINITSVHQERVNDRDSVYSSMKSALARATESMAYELAPYGIRVNAVEPGRIQLVEPEGKRKAFVEGTDKSIPLRRSGRPVDVAKGVVWLASCDADYITGATLRIDGGLNIPMMRALYDGKQYFI
- a CDS encoding enolase C-terminal domain-like protein, which codes for MINVPELTIRNVRVILTAPEGISLIVIKVETSEPGLYGLGCATFTQRPLAVKCAVDDYLKPFLIGKDPQRIEDIWHTAMVSAYWRNGPVLNNAISGVDMALWDIKGKLAGMPLYQLLGGKCRQAAAVYRHADGRDESEVEEHVRQFMEQGYHYIRVQMGGYGGHAAKLNSPENTLPGSYFDPDAYARSIPKLFEYLRGKVGFDVELLHDVHERLVPIKAIRLAKELEPYRLFFLEDPLPPEQSRWLEMLRQQCTTPIAMGELFNNPNEWVNLISNHLIDYIRVHISEIGGITPARKLAALCEAFGVQTAWHGPGDVSPVGFAANVHLDVSCHNFGIQEWSSLTEKLQDVFPGCPQLKGGFAYPNDRPGLGIDIDEKKAAKYPCSEDLPRWTLTRIPDGTSVCP
- a CDS encoding sugar ABC transporter permease yields the protein MNLPISDGGLIPKRRKPLLISIRNNISSWLLIVPSLIFFIVFNWQPLVSGVVLSFFETKGYNAVKFIGLQNYRDVISDSIFRQTITNTFIYVGWSLIIGFLVPIIIAVIIDEMRHLKSFFRFSVYFPGMVPAVAAAMLWTYVFDPGQGGLLNMLFKHLGLANSQWLQNAHLTIPLIVITMTWRGFGGTSLIYMASLQGVNPELYEAASIDGAGIWSKIKNITIPSIMPVIKILLILQIMGVFRVMQEPLTMTEGGPNNASMTLMLSSYFYAFRYIQAGRSMAVCVITFIILLILTMIYFKFNKSNDEE
- a CDS encoding AraC family transcriptional regulator — translated: MCDPAITPENFNLRVLYIFKKKFNDENITKLHSHDFISLAYVLSGSCTYNINDTLYKVGKGDIIVLNSGVKHEKIIATGEEIMEFHIGFNNLFVKSLPRGNIIDSNISPVFNYPKYEEDFFKCCSEILAEQEKGGPMSELMLKALVMKFIAIFFKALYSNEECIEGTTFSFEPGDKAGITKAIISYIDENYMKEISLDKIARNMYLSPVYISKIFKEETGESPINYLIKIRLSRAKTLLEEGHHSVKDVAKSVGYADAYYFSKLFKKYYGYPPSECIKKQPHI